Proteins encoded within one genomic window of Kibdelosporangium phytohabitans:
- a CDS encoding response regulator codes for MIRVLVADDHAAIRAGLVLILGGADGIEVVGEAGDGAAAVRMARALKPDVVLMDVRMPGVDGIEATRELVRDGVCDVLVLTTFDLDEYVHGALRAGAAGFLLKSVEAARLIESIRLVAAGDGVIEPKVTRRLLTAFAATAPKPVKDAPGLDQLTEREREVLICLGEGLSNQQIGRKLYIGETTVKTHVSRVLTKLDLRSRVQAAILAQDAGLVPE; via the coding sequence TTGATTCGGGTACTGGTCGCGGACGACCACGCGGCGATCCGCGCGGGTTTGGTCCTGATCCTGGGTGGAGCCGACGGGATCGAGGTGGTCGGCGAAGCGGGTGACGGCGCGGCGGCGGTCCGGATGGCGCGGGCGCTCAAGCCGGACGTGGTGCTGATGGACGTGCGGATGCCGGGGGTGGACGGGATCGAGGCGACCCGTGAACTGGTCCGCGACGGCGTCTGCGACGTGCTCGTGCTGACCACGTTCGACCTGGACGAGTACGTGCACGGGGCGTTGCGGGCGGGCGCGGCGGGTTTCCTGCTGAAGTCGGTGGAGGCGGCGCGGCTGATCGAGTCGATCCGCCTGGTGGCGGCGGGCGACGGCGTGATCGAGCCGAAGGTGACCCGCAGGCTGCTGACGGCGTTCGCGGCGACCGCCCCGAAACCGGTGAAGGACGCCCCGGGCCTCGACCAGTTGACTGAGCGGGAGCGCGAGGTGCTGATCTGCCTCGGCGAGGGCCTGTCCAACCAGCAGATCGGCCGCAAGCTCTACATCGGTGAGACGACCGTGAAGACGCACGTGTCCCGCGTGCTGACCAAGCTGGACCTGAGGTCACGCGTGCAGGCCGCGATCCTCGCCCAGGACGCCGGGCTCGTACCGGAATGA
- a CDS encoding sensor histidine kinase produces MILTELTRRYRSRPWWDAFVALGFFGVALVLYASNLYAISPENQLPLWLLVSQSGVLCVAQMFRRKAPLAMLAVAAGILLADLAYNLTLPVIMVFVDLLFNATLSTTRRASRMILAIAVTVVVTIAIVVGVLAGDWRKGFFALQGVFSLLIIPVWWSFNIRQHDELLQAERESSRQLRRIAELDRRTAVVAERGQMARDLHDVVAGHLSAIAIQSEALLSMADRDPQVVRTVLKSVRENSIQSLAEMRAMIEVLRADGGDDDPRTAPARLAELDRLVDSARAGGLVLDVHRAVGDELPVAVDLAAYRIIQEALTNALKHSGGGGATVDVRVAGGRLIIEVVNDLSGTPGAGDGTGTGLVSMRERAYAVGGDFEAGPWSGGWRVRAALPVGGAAS; encoded by the coding sequence GTGATCCTGACCGAGCTGACCCGGCGTTACCGGTCGCGTCCGTGGTGGGACGCGTTCGTCGCGCTGGGCTTCTTCGGGGTCGCGCTCGTGCTCTACGCCTCGAACCTGTACGCGATCTCGCCGGAGAACCAGCTCCCGTTGTGGCTGTTGGTCAGCCAGTCGGGTGTGCTGTGCGTCGCGCAGATGTTCCGCCGGAAGGCTCCGCTGGCGATGCTGGCGGTCGCGGCGGGGATCCTGCTGGCCGACCTCGCCTACAACCTGACCCTCCCGGTGATCATGGTCTTCGTCGACCTGCTGTTCAACGCGACGCTGAGCACGACCCGGCGGGCCAGCCGGATGATCCTGGCGATCGCGGTCACCGTCGTGGTGACGATCGCGATCGTGGTCGGCGTTCTCGCCGGGGATTGGCGCAAGGGTTTCTTCGCGTTGCAGGGCGTCTTCAGCCTGCTGATCATCCCGGTCTGGTGGTCGTTCAACATCCGCCAGCACGACGAGCTCCTGCAGGCCGAGCGGGAGAGCTCACGGCAGCTGCGGCGGATCGCGGAGCTGGACAGGCGCACGGCGGTCGTGGCCGAACGCGGTCAGATGGCCCGTGACCTGCACGACGTGGTGGCCGGGCACCTCTCGGCGATCGCGATCCAGTCCGAGGCGCTGCTGTCGATGGCCGACCGCGACCCGCAGGTGGTCCGGACAGTGCTGAAGTCGGTGCGGGAGAACAGCATCCAGTCGCTGGCCGAGATGCGCGCGATGATCGAGGTGCTGCGCGCCGACGGCGGCGACGACGACCCGAGGACGGCACCGGCCCGGCTGGCCGAACTGGACAGACTGGTGGACTCGGCGCGAGCGGGCGGCCTCGTTCTCGACGTGCACCGGGCCGTGGGCGACGAACTGCCGGTGGCGGTGGACCTGGCCGCGTACCGGATCATCCAGGAGGCGCTGACGAACGCGCTGAAGCACTCCGGTGGCGGCGGCGCCACCGTCGACGTGCGCGTGGCGGGGGGTCGGCTGATCATCGAGGTCGTCAACGATCTGAGCGGGACCCCGGGTGCGGGGGACGGGACGGGAACCGGGCTGGTGAGCATGCGTGAGCGCGCCTACGCGGTCGGCGGGGATTTCGAAGCGGGCCCGTGGTCCGGTGGCTGGCGCGTCCGAGCGGCGTTGCCCGTAGGAGGAGCGGCGAGTTGA
- a CDS encoding ABC transporter permease yields the protein MSDPLPLGGDVSPGAARSLPVALLRAVRRDAWTLTCALMAVAIVMLAAGADLWVAIEGQDLDPDLTALGPDGLPARSLGGVSGDHWFGVQPLNGIDLFAVVAYGARVSLLVGLGATLLATVLGVLIGASAGYIGGWWDRVVSWSSDVILGFPSLIFMIALGAVAPIEFPRQLLLIVVLGLFGWPRVARIVRAQVLSLGKRNFVSASKVMGGGTWHVFVKQLLPNLWAPIIIVSSLTIPSMIGNEAALSFLGAGVLPPTPSWGRTISDAIDFFETDPMYLIFPGLMLFLITLAFNVVGDSIRDELDPKSKGRG from the coding sequence GTGTCCGACCCCTTACCGCTTGGCGGCGACGTTTCGCCGGGTGCCGCGCGTTCGCTCCCGGTCGCTCTGCTGCGCGCCGTCCGCCGCGACGCGTGGACGCTGACCTGCGCGCTCATGGCTGTGGCCATCGTCATGCTCGCTGCCGGCGCTGATCTCTGGGTCGCCATCGAGGGCCAGGACCTCGATCCCGACCTGACCGCGCTCGGCCCGGACGGGTTACCTGCCAGGTCACTCGGTGGTGTCAGTGGTGACCACTGGTTCGGTGTCCAGCCCTTGAACGGCATCGACCTCTTCGCGGTCGTCGCGTACGGCGCGCGTGTGTCGCTGTTGGTCGGTCTCGGTGCGACGCTGCTCGCGACCGTCCTCGGTGTCCTGATCGGCGCCAGCGCGGGGTACATCGGCGGCTGGTGGGACCGGGTCGTGTCGTGGTCGTCCGACGTGATCCTCGGCTTCCCGTCGCTGATCTTCATGATCGCCCTCGGCGCCGTCGCGCCGATCGAGTTCCCGCGCCAGCTGCTGCTGATCGTCGTGCTCGGCCTGTTCGGCTGGCCGAGGGTCGCCAGGATCGTCCGCGCCCAGGTGCTCAGCCTCGGCAAACGCAACTTCGTGTCCGCGTCCAAGGTGATGGGCGGCGGCACGTGGCACGTGTTCGTCAAGCAGCTGCTGCCCAACCTGTGGGCGCCGATCATCATCGTGTCCAGCCTGACGATCCCGTCGATGATCGGCAACGAGGCCGCGCTGTCGTTCCTCGGCGCCGGTGTCCTGCCGCCCACCCCGAGCTGGGGCCGGACGATCTCGGACGCGATCGACTTCTTCGAGACCGACCCGATGTACCTGATCTTCCCCGGGTTGATGCTGTTCCTGATCACGCTCGCGTTCAACGTGGTCGGTGACAGCATCCGGGACGAGCTCGATCCGAAGTCGAAGGGCCGTGGCTGA
- a CDS encoding ABC transporter permease, protein MRAVKFVAGRFAGMVLVLLIVSFITFVVFYVLPSEPAQLACGRPCSPQALELAREFMGYNVPWYQQYFDFIGGIFGGRTFGTGQAAIVCSAPCFGYDFQNNADVLDEILSRVEVSVSVAIGAAIIWLITGVGLGVVSALKRGTPLDRITMAVAMAGVSMPAYLAGMLGITIFAFGLDVVPKNGYVPIGEDVAQWAWHLVTPWLVLAFLHAAIYARLTRGQMLETLGEDFIRTARAKGLTERKVVGRHALRNVLLPVVTVFGVDLGLLLAGTVITERIFSMPGVGMLLVDSIRSLNLPILLGVTLFAALAVTLVNFLVDLFYGVLDPRARLT, encoded by the coding sequence ATGCGCGCCGTCAAATTCGTGGCAGGCCGGTTCGCGGGCATGGTCCTGGTGCTGCTGATCGTCTCGTTCATCACGTTCGTGGTCTTCTACGTCCTGCCTTCGGAACCGGCCCAGCTGGCGTGCGGCCGGCCGTGCTCACCGCAGGCGCTCGAGCTCGCGCGTGAGTTCATGGGCTACAACGTGCCGTGGTACCAGCAGTACTTCGACTTCATCGGCGGCATCTTCGGCGGGCGGACGTTCGGCACGGGCCAGGCCGCGATCGTGTGCTCGGCGCCGTGCTTCGGCTACGACTTCCAGAACAACGCCGACGTGCTCGACGAGATCCTCAGCCGCGTCGAGGTGAGCGTCTCGGTCGCCATCGGTGCCGCGATCATCTGGCTGATCACCGGTGTCGGGCTCGGTGTCGTGTCGGCGCTCAAGCGCGGCACACCGCTCGACCGGATCACCATGGCGGTGGCCATGGCCGGGGTGTCGATGCCCGCGTACCTCGCGGGCATGCTCGGGATCACGATCTTCGCGTTCGGCCTCGACGTCGTGCCGAAGAACGGGTACGTGCCGATCGGCGAGGACGTCGCGCAGTGGGCGTGGCACCTGGTGACGCCGTGGCTCGTGCTCGCGTTCCTGCACGCGGCGATCTACGCACGCCTGACCAGGGGCCAGATGCTGGAAACCCTCGGTGAGGACTTCATCCGCACGGCACGCGCGAAGGGCCTGACCGAACGGAAAGTCGTCGGCAGGCACGCGTTGCGCAACGTCCTGCTGCCGGTGGTGACGGTGTTCGGTGTGGACCTCGGCCTGCTGCTCGCCGGAACCGTGATCACCGAACGGATCTTCAGCATGCCGGGCGTCGGCATGCTGCTCGTCGACTCGATCCGCAGTCTGAACCTGCCGATCCTGCTCGGCGTCACGCTGTTCGCGGCGTTGGCGGTCACACTCGTCAACTTCCTCGTGGACCTGTTTTACGGCGTGCTCGACCCACGGGCACGGCTGACATGA
- a CDS encoding ABC transporter substrate-binding protein has translation MKRRHSLAGIAAVAVLLAACGANDKPAGGQAGGDVKKGGTLYLLSDSPTQQYDPARSSSLVVTGLQFVHRRLTSWKVAPGQDTTIVPDLATDTGKPSDGGKTWTFTLKDNQKYSDGSTIKSADIKWGLERSYAPAFAGGLAYHKDLLSPGLTYKGPFEGGQELSTIETPDDKTIIFKLARPYGDWNWVASTPAFAPVPKGKGAEANYGEHPIASGPYQIDKFERGKTAEFSRNPHWDGKTDETRPANPDKVIWQFSQQTNVISKRLIDDTGEDKNAFGISFASPAQLAQIQSNQSAKSRLVTSESGALAYLALNTLRGKLTDVNVRKAFQYAVNKAAYQVASAGNAQLACDAATTLVTPGIAGREQFDLYPSKPEGDPAKAKELLAAAGNPNGLEGLVLVTRAENNWPKLAESVQSSLAASGIKATIKPMDEETFTAEVQNKPNPDYDLALVSWQPDIPSANANIQPLFQSTEIGGGGYNTARYNNADVDRLITEAQATVDQKEAAKKWAELDKKILADSPVVPLIYTRNSYLHGSKVGNVQIGRFPAYADYRQFGIIQ, from the coding sequence ATGAAACGCAGGCATTCGCTCGCCGGGATAGCAGCGGTGGCAGTGTTGCTGGCCGCCTGCGGCGCCAACGACAAGCCGGCCGGTGGGCAGGCGGGCGGCGACGTGAAGAAGGGCGGCACGCTGTACCTGCTGTCCGACTCGCCGACCCAGCAGTACGACCCGGCACGCAGCTCCAGCCTGGTGGTGACCGGCCTGCAGTTCGTGCACCGGCGCCTGACCTCCTGGAAGGTCGCGCCGGGGCAGGACACGACGATCGTGCCGGACCTGGCCACCGACACCGGCAAGCCGAGCGACGGCGGCAAGACGTGGACCTTCACCCTGAAGGACAACCAGAAGTACAGCGACGGCAGCACGATCAAGTCGGCGGACATCAAGTGGGGGCTTGAGCGCTCGTACGCACCGGCGTTCGCCGGCGGTCTGGCGTACCACAAGGACTTGCTGTCGCCCGGCCTGACGTACAAGGGCCCGTTCGAAGGCGGCCAGGAGCTCAGCACGATCGAGACGCCGGACGACAAGACGATCATCTTCAAGCTGGCCCGCCCGTACGGTGACTGGAACTGGGTGGCCAGCACGCCCGCGTTCGCCCCGGTGCCCAAGGGCAAGGGCGCGGAAGCCAACTACGGCGAGCACCCGATCGCGTCGGGCCCGTACCAGATCGACAAGTTCGAACGCGGCAAGACGGCGGAGTTCAGCCGCAACCCGCACTGGGACGGCAAGACCGACGAGACCCGCCCGGCGAACCCGGACAAGGTGATCTGGCAGTTCAGCCAGCAGACCAACGTGATCTCCAAGCGGCTGATCGACGACACGGGCGAGGACAAGAACGCGTTCGGCATCTCGTTCGCCTCACCGGCGCAGCTCGCGCAGATCCAGTCCAACCAGTCGGCCAAGTCCCGCCTGGTGACGTCGGAGTCCGGCGCGCTGGCGTACCTCGCGCTGAACACGCTGCGCGGCAAGCTCACGGACGTCAACGTGCGCAAGGCTTTCCAGTACGCGGTGAACAAGGCTGCCTACCAGGTCGCCAGCGCGGGCAACGCCCAGCTGGCCTGTGACGCCGCCACCACGCTGGTCACGCCGGGCATCGCCGGTCGCGAGCAGTTCGACCTGTACCCGAGCAAGCCGGAAGGCGACCCCGCCAAGGCCAAGGAACTGCTGGCCGCGGCCGGCAACCCCAACGGCCTGGAAGGCCTGGTCCTGGTGACCCGCGCGGAGAACAACTGGCCGAAGCTGGCCGAGTCGGTGCAGTCGAGCCTGGCCGCGTCGGGCATCAAGGCGACCATCAAGCCGATGGACGAGGAAACCTTCACCGCCGAGGTGCAGAACAAGCCGAACCCGGACTACGACCTGGCGCTCGTGTCGTGGCAGCCGGACATCCCGTCGGCCAACGCCAACATCCAGCCGCTGTTCCAGTCGACGGAGATCGGCGGCGGTGGCTACAACACGGCGCGGTACAACAACGCCGACGTGGACAGGCTGATCACCGAAGCACAGGCCACTGTGGACCAGAAGGAAGCCGCGAAGAAGTGGGCTGAGCTGGACAAGAAGATCCTGGCCGACTCGCCGGTCGTGCCGTTGATCTACACCCGCAACTCCTACCTGCACGGCTCGAAGGTCGGCAACGTCCAGATCGGGCGCTTCCCGGCGTACGCGGACTACCGGCAGTTCGGGATCATTCAGTGA
- a CDS encoding ATP-binding protein translates to MTSPVLVGRGEELALLTAAVANAPSVVFVEGEEGVGKTRLVAELPGSVVGHCQPLRDPFPYGVIFECLGACADRLTGRLGAITGALRPYLPELADRLPPTPEPLGDPAAERHRLFRAIRDLISAMGRLTLVIEDIHWADEGTRQLLRFVLTNQPPELSLVLTYRREDLPGGTTLGRAFRPQHSTHVVLRPLDTNGVRDLAEAILRRPVTPEFATTLHKRTAGIPFVVEETMHALRNPDARLLDTVEVPASLREAMIERLDGLPTIARGIAEAAAVLGVPAGIDGLSAIAVETQARTQQATMKLLEAGVLIEPVENKYGYRHALARRTVYESLPGPRRQELHLRSSRVLSRLDPIPLVQVAEHCRRAGLIQEWLRYGEQAADAAMDAGDASTALELRCALVSEPEVPPADVDRLATKLCQDALTGLHQHEVTAQFERLLADQRLSDEVRGEVQLGLGLILVRGCDEIDRGRSEIEMALPALAHRSERVLRGMAVLAMPYLSTAPLAEHMVWLRKVEQGLPDVAVPSVRIALLANVLGARIHMEGEIGSVDPPHADDPECTRQLARLYNNVADSYSWVGHYRLAAKYLRTGLDLATRSGAPYVVGTAEATRIRLDWLAGEWSGLDERARQLTEVYEHLHPVATELSLVRGWLATAQGDWGCAVECFQSTGLDAPEKGIAPAVIAAFGGMVTLLLARDDPEAAAREADTGAEVLRRKGVWSWGGEFAAQAVDAYLRVGRTADAHELTRDFETGLVSVDAPLARAALAVCRAHLGYESYEIPRRLYENLGQPYRVAQLAERLAHTPEDLNDLAVQYEALGATTDAARCRHIIRTSGGPIPSRRGRRGYGNELSPREHDVARLLAAGQTNRQIASALFLSRRTVEQHVANILRKLGVSSRQDLLS, encoded by the coding sequence ATGACCTCACCAGTGTTGGTGGGACGCGGCGAGGAACTTGCCCTGCTCACCGCGGCCGTCGCGAACGCGCCCTCGGTGGTGTTCGTCGAAGGTGAGGAGGGCGTGGGCAAGACACGCCTGGTCGCTGAACTGCCGGGCAGCGTGGTGGGCCACTGCCAGCCGTTGCGCGACCCGTTCCCGTACGGCGTGATCTTCGAATGCCTCGGTGCCTGCGCGGACAGGCTGACCGGACGGCTCGGCGCGATCACCGGGGCGCTGCGGCCGTACCTGCCCGAACTGGCCGACCGGCTGCCGCCGACGCCCGAGCCGCTGGGCGACCCGGCTGCCGAACGGCACCGGCTGTTTCGCGCGATCCGCGACCTGATCTCCGCCATGGGCAGGCTCACCCTGGTCATCGAGGACATCCACTGGGCCGACGAGGGAACCAGGCAGCTGCTGCGGTTCGTGCTGACCAACCAGCCGCCGGAGTTGTCGCTGGTGCTGACCTACCGGCGGGAGGACCTGCCCGGCGGGACCACATTGGGCAGGGCGTTCCGTCCACAGCACAGCACGCACGTGGTGTTGCGGCCGTTGGACACCAACGGCGTGCGTGACCTCGCCGAGGCCATCCTGCGCAGGCCGGTCACCCCGGAGTTCGCCACGACCCTGCACAAACGCACGGCCGGGATACCGTTCGTGGTCGAAGAGACGATGCACGCACTGCGCAACCCGGACGCCCGCCTGCTCGACACCGTCGAGGTCCCGGCGTCGCTGCGGGAAGCGATGATCGAACGGCTGGACGGCCTGCCGACGATCGCGCGCGGCATCGCCGAGGCCGCCGCCGTGCTCGGTGTGCCCGCCGGGATCGACGGGTTGAGCGCGATCGCCGTCGAGACGCAAGCCCGTACCCAGCAGGCGACGATGAAGCTGCTCGAAGCGGGTGTGCTGATCGAACCGGTCGAGAACAAGTACGGCTACCGGCATGCCCTCGCGCGCCGGACCGTCTACGAGTCGCTGCCTGGTCCACGCCGCCAGGAGCTGCACCTGCGCTCGTCTCGTGTGCTGTCGCGACTCGACCCGATCCCGCTCGTGCAGGTTGCCGAGCACTGCAGGCGCGCGGGCCTGATCCAGGAGTGGCTGCGCTACGGCGAGCAGGCCGCGGATGCCGCCATGGACGCCGGTGACGCGTCCACCGCGCTCGAACTGCGCTGTGCGCTGGTTTCGGAACCCGAGGTGCCGCCCGCTGACGTCGACCGGCTGGCCACGAAGCTGTGCCAGGACGCGTTGACCGGGTTGCACCAGCACGAGGTGACCGCCCAGTTCGAACGGCTGCTCGCCGATCAGCGGCTGTCCGACGAGGTCCGCGGCGAGGTGCAGCTCGGCTTGGGACTGATCCTGGTCAGGGGCTGTGACGAGATCGACCGCGGCCGGTCGGAGATCGAGATGGCGTTACCCGCGCTGGCGCACCGGTCGGAACGGGTGCTGCGCGGGATGGCCGTGCTCGCGATGCCGTATCTGAGTACCGCGCCGCTGGCCGAACACATGGTGTGGCTGCGGAAGGTCGAGCAGGGCCTGCCCGACGTCGCGGTGCCGTCGGTCCGGATCGCGTTGCTGGCCAACGTCCTCGGTGCCCGGATCCACATGGAGGGCGAGATCGGCTCGGTGGACCCGCCGCACGCCGACGACCCGGAATGCACACGGCAGCTGGCCCGGCTGTACAACAACGTGGCCGACTCGTACTCGTGGGTCGGTCACTACCGCCTCGCGGCGAAGTACCTGCGTACCGGCCTAGACCTGGCGACCAGGTCAGGTGCGCCCTATGTGGTCGGGACCGCGGAGGCGACGCGGATCCGGCTGGACTGGCTGGCGGGTGAGTGGTCCGGGTTGGACGAACGAGCCCGTCAGCTGACCGAGGTGTACGAACACCTGCACCCGGTGGCGACGGAGCTGTCCCTGGTCCGCGGCTGGCTGGCCACGGCACAGGGCGACTGGGGCTGTGCGGTGGAATGCTTCCAGAGCACGGGTCTCGACGCGCCGGAGAAGGGGATCGCGCCGGCGGTGATCGCCGCGTTCGGCGGGATGGTGACGTTGCTGCTGGCCCGCGACGACCCGGAAGCCGCCGCCCGCGAAGCCGACACCGGCGCGGAAGTGCTGCGCCGCAAGGGAGTCTGGTCCTGGGGCGGTGAGTTCGCCGCGCAGGCGGTCGACGCGTACCTCAGGGTCGGCCGGACAGCGGACGCCCACGAGCTGACCCGCGACTTCGAAACCGGTCTGGTCTCTGTGGACGCCCCGCTGGCCAGGGCGGCGCTCGCGGTCTGCCGCGCCCACCTCGGCTACGAGAGCTACGAGATCCCGCGGCGGCTGTACGAGAACCTCGGTCAGCCGTACCGCGTCGCGCAGCTGGCCGAACGGCTCGCGCACACCCCCGAGGACCTCAACGACCTGGCGGTCCAGTACGAGGCGCTCGGTGCGACCACCGACGCGGCGCGGTGCCGTCACATCATCAGGACCAGCGGCGGCCCCATCCCCTCCCGCAGGGGCCGCCGCGGTTACGGCAACGAGCTCTCCCCCCGGGAGCATGACGTCGCCCGGCTGCTGGCGGCCGGGCAGACCAACCGCCAGATCGCCTCCGCCCTGTTCCTCTCCCGCCGCACCGTCGAGCAGCACGTCGCGAACATCCTGCGCAAGCTGGGCGTCAGCTCTCGGCAGGACCTGCTTTCGTGA